A single region of the Vicia villosa cultivar HV-30 ecotype Madison, WI linkage group LG4, Vvil1.0, whole genome shotgun sequence genome encodes:
- the LOC131598477 gene encoding uncharacterized protein LOC131598477 codes for MKSRRNCDGKDRTSALTDCLSLQRRRHGDGKDRISALPDFFNERNPCEENLFISSVSLVNLTISLSSHPHKFKLSTPNLCSFDFFGDPLQNLRGRNSNSNNNTNFSSIKHVKISVPFSTAGEEFPSILFNWLVELALMESLTISLKTLQILNLIPESWKIDFHYLHNLKLLKIDASQYHLSSLPDGIGDFLLQNAPSAKKVIKCLPR; via the exons ATGAAAAGTAGACGAAATTGTGATGGCAAAGACAGAACCAGTGCTTTAACTGATTGTCTTTCACTTCAAAGAAGAAGACACGGTGATGGTAAAGACAGAATCAGTGCTTTACCTGATT TTTTTAATGAACGGAACCCTTGTGAAGAAAACCTCTTCATATCAAGTGTGTCACTTGTTAATTTAACAATATCATTGTCTAGCCACCCTCACAAATTCAAGTTATCTACCCCAAATCTTTGTAGCTTTGATTTCTTCGGTGATCCCTTACAAAATCTACGTGGCCGCAATAGCAATAGCAATAACAATACCAATTTCTCTTCTATTAAACACGTAAAGATTAGTGTACCATTTTCAACTGCTGGCGAAGAATTTCCTTCGATTCTATTCAATTGGCTAGTTGAGCTTGCCCTTATGGAATCATTGACAATCTCTTTAAAGACTCTTCAG ATTCTCAACTTAATTCCTGAATCATGGAAGATTGATTTCCATTATTTACATAACTTGAAGTTACTGAAAATAGACGCAAGTCAATATCATCTTTCATCCTTGCCGGATGGAATAGGAGACTTTTTGCTTCAAAATGCACCGTCAGCTAAAAAAGTCATCAAATGTTTGCCAAGGTAA